In Gossypium arboreum isolate Shixiya-1 chromosome 6, ASM2569848v2, whole genome shotgun sequence, the following are encoded in one genomic region:
- the LOC108487204 gene encoding vesicle-associated protein 4-2-like: MAIETDQKSSYDGKVWGFFKLPFRQTGNTSSTTSSSSAQTQPHLEGSDHHASANSVSSVAKSLLPTRRRLKLDPANKLYFPYEPGKQVRSAVRIKNTSKSYTAFKFQTTAPKSCFMRPPGAILAPGESIIATVFKFVEQPENNEKPMEQKSKVKFKIMSLKVKGPMEYVPELFDEQKDQVAIEQISRVVFLDPKRPCPALEKLKRQLADADAAVEARKKAPEDAGPRIIGEGLVIDEWKERRERYLARQQIEGVDSA; this comes from the exons ATGGCAATAGAAACCGACCAAAAGTCATCGTACGACGGCAAAGTTTGGGGGTTCTTTAAGCTGCCGTTTAGACAAACCGGGAACACCAGCAGTACGACGTCTTCTTCCTCCGCTCAAACTCAGCCTCACCTCGAAGGATCCGACCATCATGCCTCGGCTAACTCCGTTTCCTCTGTCGCCAAGTCGCTTTTGCCTACTCGTCGCCGGCTCAAACTTGATCCGGCTAATAAGCTCTATTTTCCAT ATGAACCTGGCAAACAAGTGAGGAGCGCGGTCAGGATAAAAAACACGAGCAAGTCATATACAGCTTTCAAG TTTCAAACTACAGCGCCCAAGAGTTGTTTCATGCGCCCACCAGGTGCTATTCTTGCACCTGGGGAGAGCATCATTGCGACCG TCTTTAAGTTTGTTGAGCAACCTGAGAACAATGAAAAGCCAATGGAGCAAAAGAGCAAGGTTAAGTTTAAAATCATGAGTCTCAAGGTGAAGGGTCCAATGGAGTATGTTCCCGAGCTG TTTGATGAGCAAAAGGATCAAGTGGCAATAGAGCAAATTTCGCGGGTTGTTTTTCTAGATCCCAAGCGCCCTTGTCCT GCTCTGGAAAAATTGAAGCGCCAATTAGCTGATGCTGATGCTGCAGTTGAGGCACGCAAAAAGGCTCCGGAGGATGCAGGTCCAAGGATAATTGGGGAAGGACTTGTGATAGATGaatgg AAAGAGCGAAGGGAAAGATACCTTGCTCGGCAGCAGATTGAAGGAGTAGACTCAGCTTAA
- the LOC128294078 gene encoding lysM domain-containing protein ARB_01155/01156-like, whose product MAKSNNISMLTNFVLIIALLVIVSMVESRGIGSPIGKKSTPSCNEVYGVASGDTCFSVTQVFNLTTTFFDSVNPNLDCDSLFVGQWLCVSRKA is encoded by the exons ATGGCCAAGTCCAACAATATTTCCATGCTCACCAACTTTGTGTTGATCATTGCTCTTTTGGTCATTGTTTCTATGGTTGAAAGCCGTGGAATTGGGA GTCCAATAGGAAAGAAGAGCACCCCAAGTTGTAACGAGGTGTACGGCGTAGCGAGTGGCGACACATGCTTCAGTGTAACACAGGTGTTTAACTTGACCACGACGTTCTTCGATTCAGTAAACCCTAACCTCGATTGTGATTCTCTCTTTGTTGGTCAATGGCTTTGTGTTTCTAGAAAAGCATGA